The Tepidibacter aestuarii genome contains a region encoding:
- a CDS encoding methyl-accepting chemotaxis protein: protein MRLSIKNKIIILVLSLIIIPASILGTQAYNKSTKILKNQFEMYMTDVNTNANDAIKLYINSHVRTIEVISNNKYLKGILENSEYENECREIFEGYADSYEEILSVYIGTEDGNHTYDNNAEDYDPRTRPWYKEAIKEKKAIMTPAYLDEATNELVVSFTAPVFNNDNEIIGVVASDVTLEKIADKVNSMKIGKSGDASIVDSKGNFIANKDKSKIGGSIGVPKILDKINKQAEDIVSYDIKDEDGSVHKKMASLKRLENTDWTMVSVIDFTEIEEKSNNLLHAIFGFGIINIILASIIGIIFSNRITKNIDKILYSINKVKEGDFTVSADVKSKDEIGKIADDFNIMVHNIKNLLLRNQEVSKRLSESSNELAAITEEVSASSQEISESINEISKGAAEQSADAENGVKLALDLDNKFSELLGDINKMLKGTDEVISFNKVGIESIEDLQKKTDLNNESILKIENALGRLTHKSENIGVILETIRSISTQTNLLALNASIEAARAGEAGKGFAVVAEEIRKLAEGSGMATNEIQSIIDSIYEESRNTVVIMDEVKNISIDQTNSVQYVNKSFEDISNSIEHITSEINIVSNNLSNLSKNKDLIVESIKSISLVSEESAASSEEINASVEQQSIAVEHVANSAQELNEISLDLNDSINKFNI, encoded by the coding sequence ATGAGACTATCTATAAAAAATAAAATAATAATTTTGGTATTATCATTAATAATAATACCTGCCAGTATTTTAGGAACGCAAGCATATAATAAATCTACAAAAATATTAAAAAATCAATTTGAAATGTATATGACAGATGTTAACACTAATGCCAATGATGCTATCAAACTATACATAAATAGCCATGTAAGAACCATAGAAGTTATAAGTAACAATAAATACTTAAAAGGTATACTAGAAAATTCTGAATATGAAAATGAGTGTAGGGAAATATTTGAAGGGTATGCTGATTCGTATGAGGAGATATTGTCGGTTTATATTGGAACTGAGGATGGAAATCATACTTACGATAATAATGCAGAAGATTATGATCCTAGAACTAGGCCTTGGTATAAAGAGGCTATAAAAGAAAAAAAGGCGATAATGACACCAGCCTACTTAGATGAAGCTACTAATGAGTTAGTAGTTTCTTTTACAGCACCTGTATTTAATAATGATAATGAAATTATAGGTGTAGTTGCATCTGATGTAACGCTTGAAAAAATAGCTGATAAAGTAAACAGTATGAAAATAGGTAAATCGGGAGATGCAAGTATTGTAGATTCTAAAGGGAATTTTATAGCGAATAAAGATAAAAGTAAAATAGGAGGGAGTATAGGGGTTCCTAAAATATTAGATAAGATAAATAAACAAGCTGAAGATATAGTTTCTTATGACATAAAGGATGAAGATGGATCTGTACATAAAAAAATGGCTTCATTAAAGCGTTTAGAAAATACAGATTGGACTATGGTTTCAGTTATAGATTTTACCGAAATAGAAGAAAAAAGTAATAATTTATTACATGCTATATTTGGGTTTGGAATTATAAATATAATTTTAGCTTCCATTATAGGAATTATTTTTTCTAATCGTATTACAAAAAATATAGACAAGATATTATACAGCATAAACAAGGTAAAAGAAGGCGATTTTACAGTATCAGCAGATGTGAAATCTAAAGATGAAATAGGTAAAATAGCAGATGATTTCAATATTATGGTGCATAATATAAAGAATCTTTTATTAAGAAACCAAGAAGTAAGCAAAAGATTGTCTGAGTCATCAAATGAATTAGCAGCTATAACCGAGGAAGTTAGTGCATCTAGTCAAGAAATATCGGAATCTATAAATGAAATATCAAAAGGTGCAGCGGAACAATCTGCTGATGCAGAAAATGGTGTTAAGCTTGCTCTTGATTTGGATAATAAGTTTAGTGAATTATTAGGTGATATAAATAAAATGCTAAAAGGTACAGATGAAGTCATATCATTTAACAAGGTAGGTATTGAATCTATTGAAGATCTTCAGAAAAAGACGGATTTAAATAACGAGTCTATACTAAAAATAGAAAACGCTCTTGGTAGACTTACACATAAGTCTGAAAATATAGGTGTTATATTAGAAACTATAAGATCGATATCTACCCAAACTAACTTGCTTGCACTTAATGCATCAATAGAGGCAGCAAGAGCTGGTGAGGCTGGAAAAGGATTTGCAGTTGTAGCTGAGGAAATAAGAAAGTTAGCTGAAGGCTCAGGAATGGCAACTAATGAAATTCAAAGTATAATAGATTCTATATATGAAGAAAGTAGGAATACAGTTGTGATTATGGATGAAGTAAAAAATATTTCTATAGATCAAACTAATTCTGTACAGTATGTTAATAAATCATTTGAAGATATATCTAATTCAATAGAACATATTACAAGTGAAATAAATATAGTTAGTAATAATTTGAGTAATTTATCAAAAAATAAGGACTTAATAGTTGAAAGTATCAAAAGCATATCTTTGGTGTCAGAAGAGAGTGCAGCTTCATCTGAGGAGATAAATGCATCTGTTGAACAGCAATCTATAGCAGTTGAACATGTTGCAAATAGTGCTCAGGAATTGAATGAGATTTCGCTTGATCTTAATGATAGCATAAATAAGTTTAATATTTAA
- a CDS encoding DEAD/DEAH box helicase → MQNKFKQYNLHEFIVDNLTKSDITEPTKVQNDTIPLILEGMDVIGKARTGTGKTLSYLIPMVQKIDSNKNDLQMLILAPSKELSIQIQQEAERITQNSDIKTFCVVEGMNLEKQIERLKQKPHLIVATPGRLLHLISLKKLKMHNVNTIALDEVDQILEKGFLSKVQGIIKTTLRDRQLLSFSATISQESNDILNKLMKNPQFVNLDHIKPIPTKIKHQYIISKAPRKTDTLVEILKTVKPSKSLVFINKNENVDRFVRDLHRQGYSVGGIQTRTKNQDRQHLLSSFKKGKLKILVTTDLFTRGMDFQDVTHIFNMDLPLDKVDYLHRAGRTGRMNKDGVVINIVRDREKFIMYKMMKQLNISQEAITIADNKIVLVKNIISRKKRRY, encoded by the coding sequence ATGCAAAACAAATTTAAACAGTATAATTTACATGAATTCATAGTGGACAACCTTACTAAATCTGATATTACAGAACCAACTAAGGTACAAAACGATACAATCCCCCTAATATTAGAAGGCATGGATGTCATAGGGAAAGCGAGAACAGGTACAGGTAAAACTTTATCTTATTTAATACCTATGGTACAAAAAATCGATTCAAATAAAAATGATTTGCAAATGCTAATACTGGCACCTAGTAAAGAATTGAGTATTCAAATACAGCAAGAGGCTGAAAGAATAACTCAAAATTCAGATATAAAAACTTTTTGTGTAGTAGAAGGTATGAATCTTGAAAAACAAATAGAGAGATTAAAACAAAAACCGCACTTAATAGTAGCAACTCCAGGAAGACTTCTACATTTGATAAGTCTTAAAAAATTAAAAATGCACAATGTAAATACAATAGCTTTAGATGAGGTTGATCAAATATTGGAGAAAGGCTTTTTATCAAAAGTTCAAGGTATAATAAAAACAACTTTAAGAGATAGACAGTTACTAAGCTTTTCTGCAACTATATCACAAGAATCTAATGATATATTGAATAAGCTTATGAAAAATCCTCAATTTGTCAACCTTGACCATATTAAACCTATACCTACAAAAATTAAGCACCAATATATAATAAGTAAGGCTCCTAGAAAAACAGATACACTAGTTGAAATACTAAAAACTGTAAAGCCTTCAAAATCATTAGTTTTTATAAACAAAAATGAAAATGTAGATAGATTTGTCAGAGATCTTCACAGACAAGGTTATTCAGTTGGAGGTATACAAACTAGAACTAAAAATCAAGATAGACAACACTTATTGTCATCGTTTAAAAAAGGAAAACTTAAAATTTTAGTTACTACAGATTTATTCACTAGAGGAATGGATTTTCAAGATGTAACTCATATATTTAATATGGACTTACCTCTTGATAAAGTAGATTATTTACATCGTGCAGGTCGTACAGGTAGAATGAATAAAGACGGAGTTGTTATAAATATAGTTAGAGATAGAGAAAAGTTTATAATGTACAAAATGATGAAACAATTAAACATAAGCCAAGAAGCTATAACAATTGCAGACAATAAAATAGTTCTTGTTAAAAATATAATCAGCAGAAAAAAAAGAAGATACTAA
- a CDS encoding GIY-YIG nuclease family protein: MIFNEDKSNINYVYIIECSDGTLYTGYTNDLDKRINTHNKGRGAKYTRCRLPVKLRYYEEYGSKGEALKREYKIKQMTRQQKLKLIEK; encoded by the coding sequence ATGATATTTAATGAAGATAAAAGCAATATTAACTATGTTTATATAATAGAGTGTAGTGATGGCACTCTTTATACTGGATATACTAATGATTTAGATAAAAGGATAAATACACATAATAAGGGTAGAGGTGCTAAGTATACAAGATGTAGGCTTCCTGTAAAATTACGCTATTATGAAGAATATGGTTCAAAGGGAGAAGCCCTAAAACGAGAATATAAAATAAAACAAATGACAAGGCAACAAAAACTAAAATTAATTGAAAAATAA
- a CDS encoding Cof-type HAD-IIB family hydrolase, which translates to MRYKAIISDLDGTLLNSNHRVSEYTKSVVEKVIKKGVKFFIATGRHHKDASHIKEQLNLDTVLITSNGSRAHNFKNEKLLCHNINSEIAKSILEMKFDNDIHVNVYQEDHWLVEKENEWLSNFNDESSFMYKMVDFNNLDSYECIKFFFICNDQNKLKSVKEELESKFSDHVHVTFSLPICLEVMAKGVSKGAALEEILKNYGIPSNEVVAFGDGFNDLEMLSSVGKGLVMGNADENLKKALPDNEIINTNNDDGVAKYIEELFL; encoded by the coding sequence GTGAGATATAAAGCAATAATTTCAGATTTAGATGGAACACTCCTTAATAGTAACCATAGAGTCAGTGAATATACTAAGAGTGTAGTTGAGAAGGTTATAAAAAAAGGCGTAAAGTTTTTTATAGCAACAGGAAGACATCATAAGGATGCATCTCATATAAAAGAACAGCTTAATTTAGATACGGTATTAATAACTTCTAATGGGTCAAGGGCACATAATTTCAAAAATGAAAAATTATTGTGTCATAATATAAACTCTGAAATAGCTAAGTCTATATTAGAAATGAAGTTTGATAATGATATTCATGTAAATGTTTATCAAGAAGATCATTGGCTTGTAGAAAAAGAGAATGAATGGTTGAGTAATTTTAATGATGAGTCTAGTTTTATGTATAAAATGGTTGATTTTAATAACTTAGATTCGTATGAATGTATAAAATTCTTTTTCATATGCAATGATCAAAATAAGTTGAAATCAGTAAAAGAAGAACTTGAATCAAAGTTTTCTGATCATGTACACGTTACATTTTCACTACCTATATGTCTTGAGGTAATGGCTAAAGGAGTATCAAAGGGAGCTGCTTTAGAGGAAATACTGAAAAATTACGGGATACCATCTAATGAGGTTGTAGCATTTGGAGATGGATTTAATGACCTTGAGATGTTAAGTAGTGTTGGAAAAGGCTTAGTAATGGGAAATGCTGATGAGAATTTAAAGAAGGCTCTTCCTGACAATGAGATTATAAATACTAATAATGATGATGGGGTCGCAAAGTATATAGAAGAATTGTTTTTATAG